GAAAAGCGCGCCGCCGATTTCTTCAAGCAGGCCCTAGCGCGCGTCGGCATCGACGCCGACCTGCAAAGCCTGGATTTCGCCACCTATGTCAACCGCGTCTACACCGACCGGGCCTTCGACATCACGCTCGAAAACCTGACCAACGTCTTCGATCCCACCATCGGCGTGCAGCGCGTGTTCTGGTCGAAGAACTACAAGATAGGCCTGCCGTTCTCCAATGCGCCGCACTACGTCAGCGCCGAGGCGGATCGATTGCTGGAGGCCGCGGCAGTCGAATCCAACGCCGAAAAGCGCAAGGCGCTGTTCTTCAAGTTCCAGCAAGTCGTGCACGACGATATCCCATCGATCGAGCTGGGCGAGGGCCCCCGCGTCATTATCGCCGCGAAGAATCTGCACGGCTGGGACCGGTACGCCGGCGGCGTGCGCGCCAGCTTCGCCGATGTGTATTTCTCCAAGTCCTGAGGCGGAGCGGCCGCGATCATGAGCAAACGAGGAGGCGGCGCGCGCGTGTGGCGGGCGCTCAAGCGCAATGCCTGGCAGGCGGTTCCCACGGTCATCGGCGTGGTGATCCTGAACTTCCTGTTGATGCAACTGGTGCCGGGCGACGCGGCCGACGTCATCGCGGCCGAGTCCGGCTCGGCCACGGCGGAGACGATGGCGCAGTTGCGGACGCATTTCGGCTTGAACCTGCCCATGCTGCAGCGCCTTTGGGAGTACCTGCTGAATCTGGCGCACCTGAACCTGGGTGTTTCGCCCAGGCAGAACGTGCCGGTGTTGTCGCTGATCCTCGATCGGCTCGGCAACACGCTGCTGCTGATGGGAACGGCCCTGGGCGTGGCCGTGCTGGCCGGCGTGCTGCTGGGCGTGCTGATGTCGGTCAAGGCGGGCAAGTGGCAGGATCGCATCCTGTCGATGCTGGCCCTGCTGCTGTATTCCACGCCGGGCTTCTGGCTGGGGCTGATGGTTATCGTGCTGTTCGCGGTCAAGCTGGGCTGGCTGCCCACCGGCGGTGACGTGACCATCGGTGCCGGCCTCT
This genomic interval from Bordetella genomosp. 10 contains the following:
- a CDS encoding ABC transporter permease, which produces MSKRGGGARVWRALKRNAWQAVPTVIGVVILNFLLMQLVPGDAADVIAAESGSATAETMAQLRTHFGLNLPMLQRLWEYLLNLAHLNLGVSPRQNVPVLSLILDRLGNTLLLMGTALGVAVLAGVLLGVLMSVKAGKWQDRILSMLALLLYSTPGFWLGLMVIVLFAVKLGWLPTGGDVTIGAGLSGWSLLVDRVRHLVLPALTTAGFFIAIFARLTRASMLEVNRQDFVRTAESKGLGPVAITFRHVLRNALIPVTTVAGMHFGALLGGATVIETVFSWPGMGRLAMDSVLARDYSVLLGILFMASLLVIVTNMLVDLLHAWLDPRIEIR